The Novosphingobium kaempferiae genome includes a window with the following:
- a CDS encoding Mov34/MPN/PAD-1 family protein, whose amino-acid sequence MSASLILFEEAVMASLFADVAYLGCHEERGGILLGTRRGAHFHIIDGTLPMIGDRGSRFAFRRGRAGHSEIARKRWLQSRHVVDWLGEWHSHPQAIPTPSGIDLNSWRRITDRRRAPMVFLILGYQTTWIGLMHPGCAQPTVFAERERSPAGIGFAPA is encoded by the coding sequence GTGAGTGCATCGCTGATCCTTTTCGAGGAAGCGGTTATGGCATCACTGTTCGCGGATGTTGCGTATCTGGGTTGCCACGAGGAGCGCGGGGGCATTCTGCTTGGAACCCGGCGCGGTGCACACTTCCATATTATCGATGGCACTTTGCCGATGATCGGAGACCGGGGCTCACGCTTTGCTTTTCGGCGAGGAAGGGCCGGGCATAGCGAAATCGCACGCAAGCGGTGGCTGCAGTCTCGCCATGTCGTCGACTGGCTGGGCGAGTGGCATTCGCATCCACAAGCGATACCCACCCCCTCTGGCATTGATCTGAACAGCTGGCGTCGAATCACTGACAGGCGCCGCGCACCGATGGTTTTTTTGATCCTTGGCTATCAAACGACTTGGATCGGCCTGATGCACCCCGGCTGCGCGCAGCCGACCGTATTTGCCGAACGCGAACGCTCCCCGGCCGGAATCGGCTTCGCACCAGCTTAA
- a CDS encoding ThiF family adenylyltransferase yields the protein MNTPDPIWTIHATLTAKGFTYIGPPATYQGPIKVHGKTVTVEAAFSDPSFATLPIVRLVEGAALGERQIAHLLVGGSICYTDEGGLVLDLYDAGGAALRVLEEAAKALERSFGAKSSREFDNELAAYWRGSYFYSALSLPNSPSIVAADIVKTRAGKPSGLVLVPKDAWQAKGNTREQVNVLVFDRPLRHAAGFPPQRLDQAITYIAGQEKPPPGWRAAVLNASARLEHILLAAPNAIVGWRPRLEGTLALVHAKPKGFRPNFLRTMLASRTNEVMLTHESATKADLRFCVSRNSDGRIGLIGKRIALIGCGTIGGYLAHLLVQNGAGCDALFTLYDPDTLKPGNLGRHVLGFGDLAKPKAEALAKFVQGFHPDVDVDYRQGNALDDWAALARCDLVIDATGDANVSTALNELYLRARRDGQQLALLHAWVFGNGIAGQSFLNLGDGLVCYRCLRTGFGGQWRYNPMRDPDAQVRRAPAHCGEGGYVPFPSDAPVAAAALAVRAAIDWAGGTPGYRLRTTIVDSVQGRDRLAWVSPAPLAECAACSA from the coding sequence ATGAACACGCCCGATCCGATATGGACGATACATGCGACGCTTACCGCCAAGGGCTTCACCTATATAGGACCGCCTGCCACCTATCAGGGCCCTATTAAGGTTCACGGCAAGACGGTAACCGTGGAAGCAGCGTTCTCTGATCCTAGCTTCGCGACCTTGCCTATCGTCCGCCTCGTTGAAGGCGCCGCACTCGGTGAAAGACAGATCGCCCACCTGCTGGTCGGTGGCAGCATTTGCTACACTGACGAAGGCGGACTAGTGCTCGACCTCTACGATGCGGGCGGGGCGGCGCTTCGCGTCCTGGAAGAAGCGGCGAAGGCACTGGAACGATCCTTCGGCGCCAAGTCGAGTCGCGAGTTCGACAACGAGCTCGCCGCCTATTGGCGGGGCAGTTATTTCTATTCGGCGCTGTCGCTACCAAATTCACCTTCGATCGTCGCTGCAGATATTGTCAAGACAAGAGCAGGTAAACCATCGGGACTTGTATTGGTGCCGAAGGATGCCTGGCAAGCCAAAGGGAACACGCGCGAGCAGGTTAACGTTCTCGTTTTCGACCGGCCGCTTCGACACGCTGCAGGCTTTCCGCCGCAACGGCTCGACCAAGCGATTACCTACATCGCGGGCCAAGAGAAACCGCCGCCCGGATGGCGAGCGGCGGTGCTCAATGCGTCGGCGCGGCTCGAACACATTCTGCTTGCAGCCCCCAATGCGATCGTTGGCTGGCGGCCTAGGCTGGAGGGGACATTGGCGCTGGTTCATGCCAAGCCCAAAGGATTTCGCCCAAATTTCCTGCGGACAATGCTTGCCTCGAGGACTAATGAAGTCATGCTAACACATGAATCAGCAACGAAAGCAGACCTCCGCTTTTGCGTCAGCCGCAACTCGGATGGACGCATCGGCTTAATCGGAAAACGGATCGCCTTGATCGGGTGCGGCACGATCGGAGGCTATCTGGCTCACCTTCTCGTCCAAAACGGCGCGGGCTGTGATGCCCTGTTCACGCTTTACGATCCTGATACGCTCAAGCCAGGGAATCTGGGGCGCCATGTGCTCGGTTTCGGCGACCTTGCCAAGCCGAAGGCCGAAGCGCTCGCAAAATTCGTGCAGGGTTTTCATCCCGATGTCGACGTCGACTATAGGCAGGGTAACGCGCTCGACGATTGGGCCGCACTGGCACGATGTGACCTCGTCATCGATGCGACCGGCGACGCCAATGTCTCAACTGCCCTGAACGAGCTCTATCTAAGGGCTAGACGGGACGGTCAGCAACTGGCCCTGCTCCACGCATGGGTTTTCGGCAACGGCATTGCTGGCCAGTCTTTTCTGAACTTAGGCGACGGACTCGTCTGTTATCGCTGCCTTCGCACCGGTTTTGGAGGGCAATGGCGGTACAATCCGATGCGAGATCCGGATGCGCAGGTACGTCGAGCACCCGCTCACTGCGGCGAAGGCGGTTATGTCCCCTTTCCGTCCGATGCCCCGGTAGCAGCAGCGGCACTGGCCGTGCGCGCAGCTATTGATTGGGCGGGGGGCACACCCGGTTATCGACTGCGCACAACAATCGTCGATTCCGTGCAGGGCCGGGACCGGCTTGCCTGGGTGTCGCCCGCCCCATTGGCCGAATGCGCAGCCTGTAGCGCGTGA
- a CDS encoding CBASS cGAMP synthase yields the protein MGFLARASALFVGASRFQSYHEALLVEDEREAALRNAQREIRQTLRDAARKIPLESRFWRGRLMAVAASQRPSIMPKFKVQGSVDYDLLVMPWHLPPQQIDLDDGVYFNVEYLDSGEPALVAGALYQFIEEALEPLCKVRGWHMPEKDCCVRVQTAIDAHIDLPIYSAPRRVTESIALQARDAVLAKRTGEHYERLPSDKIMLAYRDGTWTQSDPLRMKDWVEACVTRYGQDFRRVCRYLKGWRDQRWPKPCLTSITLMVAVEKALGMLNGGHRALPDDHLLYEVAQRLPGILRGELLNPVFPGQRVILNDCSPENRDAVIDGAEVLAADLHAALKGTYDATLVVESLQRALGTRIPYRPDAVEMLPTIAATVAAERPTKVASPAVSASTSG from the coding sequence ATGGGGTTTCTCGCGCGCGCAAGCGCACTATTCGTAGGGGCCTCGCGCTTCCAGAGCTATCACGAAGCTCTACTGGTTGAAGATGAGCGCGAGGCCGCGCTCAGGAACGCCCAGCGCGAGATCCGCCAGACCCTTCGCGACGCGGCCCGCAAGATACCGCTAGAAAGTCGGTTTTGGCGAGGCCGCTTGATGGCGGTCGCGGCGAGTCAGCGGCCGTCGATCATGCCAAAGTTTAAAGTTCAGGGCTCGGTAGACTATGATTTGCTAGTCATGCCTTGGCACCTTCCACCTCAGCAAATTGACCTTGACGATGGCGTCTACTTCAACGTCGAATATCTCGACAGTGGTGAGCCTGCTCTGGTTGCCGGAGCGCTTTACCAGTTCATTGAAGAAGCGTTGGAGCCGTTATGTAAGGTGCGTGGCTGGCACATGCCCGAGAAGGATTGCTGCGTCCGCGTGCAGACCGCCATCGATGCCCATATCGATCTGCCGATCTATTCCGCACCTCGGCGAGTAACCGAATCGATCGCTTTGCAAGCACGGGATGCCGTGCTTGCAAAGCGTACGGGCGAGCATTACGAGCGCCTGCCATCCGACAAGATCATGCTGGCCTATCGTGATGGAACTTGGACGCAGTCCGATCCATTGCGCATGAAAGATTGGGTCGAGGCATGCGTCACACGCTATGGACAGGATTTTCGGCGGGTGTGCCGCTATCTCAAGGGCTGGCGCGACCAACGCTGGCCCAAGCCCTGCTTGACTTCTATCACCCTCATGGTCGCAGTTGAGAAAGCACTTGGCATGCTGAACGGCGGGCACCGAGCACTTCCGGATGATCACCTTCTCTATGAGGTTGCACAACGCTTACCCGGAATCCTGCGCGGCGAGCTGCTCAACCCGGTCTTTCCTGGGCAGCGCGTCATTCTCAACGATTGTTCCCCGGAAAACCGCGATGCGGTGATCGACGGGGCCGAGGTACTGGCAGCGGACCTCCACGCTGCGTTAAAGGGCACTTACGATGCCACTCTGGTGGTCGAAAGCCTCCAACGCGCTCTTGGCACGCGCATCCCCTATCGCCCAGACGCAGTGGAGATGCTTCCCACAATAGCGGCCACGGTAGCAGCCGAGCGCCCGACGAAGGTCGCTTCTCCTGCAGTGAGCGCCTCCACCTCCGGATGA
- a CDS encoding SIR2 family protein, producing the protein MRFVENGPILPDELLISRDEGQVLFFCGSGVSLARAGLPDFYGLADAVLKHLHAASNSRARAVIAASRSVSVKGVEGLIPADRAFSLLEQEFDVQRVREAVAASLVPKIDDISAHRALMDLATGTDGVVRLVTTNFDRLFQQCSAATPWHSPPDLPNPARASAFKGIMHLHGVLDADGRPPVEDNFVISSADFGRAYLSDGWATRFIRSLMERFQIVFVGYTANDPPVQYLLEALNTRSATFQPMYALQAGDDELAKALWSHKGVTPIAFDPANNYRALWDTIEAWAERARDPQAWARTYLAKFDKGPQTVKPHERGIFAHLASYPGGSREIAKAGAALPAEWMCVLDPSMRYRTPAKRSIMSDGDTFDPFAAWGLDDEEVPPSVDPDNRFEDRKTPVEARNLLVAGRRDETSSGHMGDLGLALDGAERLPERLRLIGSWFTQVAHEPAALWWAAGKARINQQLAGWISSNLDRDKDRFSDVIRRGWRDLIEGNAAATDTHNIALYRLEQSVSADGWTPTLVRKLAALRAPRVEVRRSWTRGAPPTSAASDDLLHRDIAYPNAAIDFIVPEALLPQYVRELGHVLQRAVDLETELRAYIYMLGPLWREEKSEDDLSDIGDDLTGLFRDWVTALERLLPLDVRTVRAELSRWVDRDNSVGRRLRIWAAGMPDLWSAGEAARELLALDEDGFWERDHQRDLLCTLSKRLASLPETDRKAVEQRVLAGPSIYDGETPESHRMRAAAHTLERLAWLNGNGVTFTFNLASEMARLRALYPAWEERQSQAAAESNEARVVTVGEKTDHDELLALPIRKIAEVASSVDYTRLDTATVLRSFLGLVRAKPVRALAALRQAGMPTPLRLWEEYLTDEDRTQTSPRLVVATACLLVDMASDDLLEISRSVARWIERYGMSLKTKDPPLEARLWELLLGAMESAPDKVRSAVIVSADNRDWLLEAINSPSGRLADYIVHRASDEAPEGALPHTWLGRLRRLIDLAGDAGRYALVTTCQNLKFLYFRAPAFAGDHLLPKRFGDEGDRTAFWSGVVRSSALSAGLHRILNAEILETVRNGDGGRGEISALAAFLLRGWAMDPLRESGDAITDDALREAILETSEGMRRQILQTTRRWWKEPSWQGRALELLRDIWPRQRIARSASVADAIASLVVESDDKFPETLAVAGDLLEPLPGMAAGWSYNVDRLKSLAERFPEAMLDFLYSVLVEDAGNWPYRIEITLEALETTVVQKDGRLQDLRRRWSARTL; encoded by the coding sequence ATGCGCTTTGTCGAAAACGGCCCGATCCTTCCGGACGAATTGCTGATTTCGCGTGATGAGGGGCAAGTGTTGTTCTTCTGCGGATCGGGTGTCTCCCTCGCGCGCGCCGGGCTCCCAGATTTCTATGGGCTCGCGGATGCAGTGCTGAAGCATCTCCACGCGGCCTCGAATAGTCGTGCGCGTGCGGTAATTGCGGCGTCGCGATCAGTGTCGGTCAAGGGTGTTGAGGGTCTGATTCCCGCCGATCGGGCTTTCTCCCTGCTCGAGCAGGAATTTGATGTGCAACGCGTTCGGGAGGCCGTCGCCGCAAGCCTGGTGCCGAAGATCGACGATATTAGCGCGCATCGCGCGCTAATGGATCTCGCTACCGGCACCGACGGGGTGGTGCGACTGGTTACGACGAATTTCGATCGCCTGTTCCAGCAGTGCAGTGCCGCGACGCCTTGGCATTCACCGCCGGATCTCCCGAATCCCGCACGCGCGTCGGCATTCAAGGGGATCATGCACCTGCATGGCGTGCTCGATGCCGACGGGCGCCCGCCGGTCGAAGACAATTTCGTCATCTCCAGCGCGGATTTTGGCCGGGCCTACCTTTCGGATGGCTGGGCTACTCGTTTCATTCGGTCGCTGATGGAGCGCTTCCAGATCGTCTTCGTCGGCTACACGGCCAACGATCCACCGGTGCAATATCTGCTGGAGGCGCTCAACACTCGTTCGGCGACATTCCAGCCAATGTACGCGCTTCAGGCTGGGGACGACGAACTAGCCAAGGCGCTATGGTCGCACAAGGGCGTTACCCCGATCGCCTTTGACCCTGCAAACAACTACCGTGCGCTCTGGGATACGATCGAGGCTTGGGCGGAGCGGGCGAGAGATCCGCAGGCTTGGGCCCGCACGTATCTCGCCAAATTTGATAAAGGGCCGCAAACGGTCAAGCCTCATGAGCGCGGTATCTTTGCCCATCTTGCTTCCTATCCTGGCGGTAGTCGAGAGATCGCGAAAGCAGGCGCCGCACTCCCCGCCGAATGGATGTGTGTGCTCGACCCGTCGATGCGGTACCGGACGCCAGCGAAGCGAAGCATCATGTCGGACGGCGACACGTTCGATCCCTTTGCCGCTTGGGGCTTGGATGATGAGGAGGTTCCTCCATCGGTAGATCCTGACAATCGCTTCGAGGATCGGAAAACGCCGGTCGAGGCGCGCAACCTGCTCGTCGCGGGACGGCGAGATGAGACAAGCTCAGGTCATATGGGTGATCTTGGACTGGCTCTCGATGGCGCTGAACGCCTTCCGGAGCGACTTCGGCTCATTGGCTCCTGGTTCACGCAGGTTGCACATGAGCCTGCCGCGCTTTGGTGGGCAGCGGGCAAGGCGCGGATCAATCAGCAGCTTGCAGGATGGATCTCGTCCAACCTCGATCGCGATAAAGACCGGTTCAGTGATGTAATCCGACGCGGATGGCGCGATTTGATCGAAGGAAACGCCGCAGCGACGGATACGCACAATATTGCGCTCTACAGGCTGGAGCAGTCGGTATCGGCCGATGGCTGGACGCCGACGCTGGTGCGAAAGCTTGCGGCACTTAGGGCGCCGCGCGTTGAGGTACGGCGAAGCTGGACTCGCGGCGCACCGCCGACGTCTGCCGCGTCGGACGATTTGCTGCACCGGGACATTGCGTACCCGAATGCGGCGATTGACTTTATCGTACCCGAAGCGCTGCTTCCGCAATATGTTCGCGAACTCGGGCACGTTCTGCAACGCGCCGTCGATCTCGAAACGGAACTCCGTGCGTATATCTACATGCTGGGCCCTTTGTGGCGCGAAGAGAAAAGCGAAGATGACCTATCGGATATTGGCGACGATCTAACTGGCCTTTTTCGTGATTGGGTGACGGCGCTTGAACGTTTACTACCGCTTGATGTGCGGACGGTTCGTGCCGAACTTTCACGTTGGGTGGACCGTGATAATTCGGTAGGACGGCGGCTTCGGATTTGGGCGGCCGGCATGCCTGACCTGTGGTCTGCAGGCGAAGCTGCGCGGGAATTGCTGGCGCTTGATGAGGATGGGTTCTGGGAGCGGGACCATCAGCGCGATCTGCTATGTACCTTGTCGAAGCGTTTGGCCTCGCTTCCCGAGACGGATCGCAAAGCGGTCGAACAACGTGTCCTTGCCGGGCCTTCGATCTATGACGGAGAGACGCCGGAGAGCCATCGCATGCGCGCCGCAGCGCATACGTTGGAGCGCTTGGCTTGGCTCAATGGGAACGGTGTTACATTCACCTTCAATCTGGCATCTGAGATGGCCAGGCTGCGCGCTTTGTATCCGGCCTGGGAAGAGCGGCAATCTCAGGCCGCGGCAGAGTCCAACGAAGCGCGTGTGGTGACCGTCGGAGAAAAGACCGACCACGATGAACTGCTCGCCCTGCCGATCAGGAAAATCGCCGAGGTCGCGTCCAGCGTCGATTACACCCGTCTCGATACCGCAACCGTGCTCCGATCGTTCCTCGGGCTGGTGCGGGCAAAGCCGGTTCGCGCACTTGCTGCGTTGCGACAGGCGGGTATGCCGACGCCGCTGCGACTCTGGGAAGAGTATCTGACCGACGAGGATCGCACCCAGACGTCGCCAAGGTTGGTCGTTGCAACTGCATGTCTTCTAGTGGACATGGCATCAGACGACCTCCTCGAGATTTCGCGATCAGTAGCGCGCTGGATCGAGCGCTATGGAATGTCCTTGAAGACGAAGGATCCGCCTCTCGAGGCCCGGCTGTGGGAGCTCCTGTTGGGAGCGATGGAGTCAGCGCCAGACAAGGTCCGATCGGCGGTCATCGTATCGGCAGATAATCGGGACTGGTTGTTGGAGGCGATCAATTCTCCCTCAGGCCGCCTTGCCGACTATATAGTGCACCGAGCTTCGGATGAGGCGCCGGAGGGGGCTTTGCCGCATACATGGCTGGGGCGGCTGCGTCGCTTGATTGATCTGGCCGGTGATGCTGGCCGTTACGCGCTCGTCACGACCTGCCAGAATTTAAAATTCCTGTATTTCAGGGCGCCGGCATTTGCCGGCGACCATCTCCTTCCGAAGCGGTTCGGCGACGAGGGTGACAGAACCGCCTTCTGGTCAGGCGTGGTCCGGTCTTCGGCGCTCAGCGCCGGTCTTCATCGTATCCTCAACGCCGAAATCCTAGAGACGGTGCGTAATGGCGATGGTGGTCGCGGTGAGATCAGTGCATTGGCGGCATTCCTTTTACGCGGTTGGGCCATGGATCCGTTGCGCGAAAGCGGCGACGCGATCACCGACGACGCGTTGCGTGAGGCAATCCTAGAAACCTCGGAGGGCATGCGCAGACAGATTCTGCAAACCACACGGCGATGGTGGAAGGAGCCATCGTGGCAGGGGCGGGCGCTGGAACTGTTGCGTGATATCTGGCCGCGGCAGCGTATTGCCCGATCAGCGTCTGTCGCCGACGCGATCGCGTCTCTCGTCGTGGAGTCGGACGACAAATTCCCCGAGACACTGGCCGTCGCTGGCGATCTACTTGAGCCGCTGCCCGGCATGGCAGCGGGCTGGAGCTACAATGTCGATCGCCTCAAATCGCTGGCAGAGCGCTTCCCAGAGGCTATGCTGGACTTTCTGTACAGCGTCTTGGTCGAGGATGCCGGGAACTGGCCCTATCGGATCGAAATTACGCTGGAGGCCCTTGAGACGACCGTTGTTCAGAAGGATGGTCGGTTGCAGGATCTGCGGCGACGCTGGTCGGCCCGAACGCTTTGA
- a CDS encoding beta-glucosidase family protein, which translates to MFTNRRLKAAIPALSTLAIACVSLAPTAHAETSPADAKAEATLRQMKPEEKTVLTVGTMPLPIGPNSPKPPAEAIPGAGYIAGLPRLGVPSLRETDASLGVSYVFGLRKDGATALPSGLAMASTWNQGLIEEGGRMIGSEARAKGFNVLLAGGVNLTRDPRNGRNFEYLGEDPLLAGTLAGHAIRGIQSNHIISTIKHFALNGQETGRKFVDVQITPAAAHESDLLAFKMGIEIGNPGSVMCAYNRVNGEQACASDWLLNTVLKREWGYKGFVMSDWGAVPALGAALKGLDQQSGAELDPAVFFGSELAKAGSSDPAYARRIDDMNKRILWAIYQNGLDANPAQPGGAIDFAANAKVAQDVAAQGIVLLRNTGNALPLAASARRIAVIGGYADTGVLSGAGSSQVQGEGGPAVSVPLGGTSPWAAFFAQSFHKSNPLAAIKAQAPAADIHFRDGRYIADAVAQAKAADVAIVFATQWSTEGLDHPDLSLPSGQDALIAAVAEANPNTIVVLETGGPVLMPWLDKTAAVVEAWYPGARGGEAIADVLFGKVNPSGHLPITFPQAISQLPRQVVDGYADLEPNFAGDPPTPDAKLTTDYNTEGSDVGYRWNARKGEKALFPFGYGLSYTTFASSALKTDGAKASAHMSNTGKRAGATVAQLYLVSRDSKPMQRLVGYQRIELAAGQSKPVAMTIDPRLLARWEAGRWIIDGGSYSFALGEDAEHLGPVSTVPIKPRSWPQ; encoded by the coding sequence ATGTTCACAAATCGACGCCTGAAAGCCGCCATACCGGCACTGTCTACCCTCGCCATTGCCTGCGTCTCGCTTGCGCCCACAGCCCACGCTGAAACTTCGCCGGCGGACGCAAAGGCCGAAGCGACGCTGCGGCAGATGAAGCCTGAGGAAAAGACCGTCCTGACGGTAGGCACCATGCCGCTGCCGATCGGCCCGAACTCGCCGAAGCCACCCGCAGAAGCCATTCCCGGCGCGGGCTACATCGCCGGCCTGCCGCGCCTTGGCGTGCCTTCACTGCGCGAAACCGACGCCAGCCTTGGCGTGTCCTACGTCTTCGGCCTGCGCAAGGACGGCGCCACCGCCCTTCCTTCAGGTCTGGCCATGGCCTCGACCTGGAACCAGGGGTTGATCGAGGAAGGCGGCCGGATGATCGGTTCCGAAGCCCGTGCAAAGGGTTTCAACGTCCTGTTGGCAGGCGGCGTCAACCTGACGCGCGATCCTCGCAATGGTCGCAATTTCGAGTATCTAGGCGAAGATCCGCTGCTGGCGGGAACACTCGCGGGCCACGCCATTCGCGGCATCCAGTCCAACCATATCATCTCGACCATCAAGCACTTCGCGCTCAACGGGCAGGAGACCGGCCGCAAGTTCGTCGACGTGCAGATTACCCCCGCCGCCGCGCATGAGAGCGACCTGCTGGCGTTCAAGATGGGGATCGAGATCGGCAATCCCGGATCGGTGATGTGCGCCTACAACCGCGTGAACGGCGAGCAGGCGTGCGCCAGCGACTGGCTGCTCAACACCGTTCTCAAGCGGGAATGGGGCTACAAGGGCTTCGTCATGTCCGACTGGGGCGCGGTTCCCGCTCTGGGCGCCGCGCTCAAGGGGCTGGACCAGCAATCCGGCGCCGAGCTTGACCCCGCCGTCTTCTTCGGCAGCGAACTTGCCAAGGCGGGCAGTTCCGATCCGGCCTATGCCCGCCGCATCGACGACATGAACAAGCGGATCCTATGGGCCATCTACCAGAATGGCCTGGACGCCAACCCGGCCCAGCCCGGCGGCGCCATCGACTTCGCCGCCAACGCCAAGGTCGCACAGGACGTCGCTGCGCAGGGCATCGTCCTCCTGCGCAACACCGGGAACGCGCTGCCGCTGGCGGCCAGCGCCAGGCGCATTGCTGTGATCGGCGGCTACGCCGATACCGGCGTGCTCTCCGGCGCGGGCTCCAGCCAGGTCCAGGGCGAAGGTGGCCCGGCCGTTTCGGTGCCCCTTGGAGGAACGAGCCCTTGGGCGGCGTTCTTCGCGCAGAGCTTCCACAAGTCCAACCCGCTCGCCGCCATCAAGGCTCAGGCACCGGCTGCCGACATCCACTTCCGCGACGGTCGCTACATCGCTGACGCAGTGGCGCAGGCCAAGGCGGCCGATGTCGCGATCGTGTTCGCTACGCAGTGGTCGACCGAGGGGCTCGATCATCCCGACCTCAGCCTGCCGAGCGGGCAGGATGCGCTCATCGCTGCGGTGGCCGAGGCCAATCCGAACACGATCGTGGTGCTGGAAACCGGCGGCCCGGTGCTGATGCCCTGGCTCGACAAAACCGCGGCCGTCGTCGAGGCGTGGTATCCCGGCGCGCGCGGCGGCGAGGCGATCGCGGACGTCCTTTTTGGTAAGGTCAATCCCTCTGGCCACCTGCCCATCACCTTTCCGCAGGCGATCAGCCAGCTGCCTCGTCAGGTCGTAGACGGCTACGCCGATCTCGAACCCAACTTCGCGGGCGATCCGCCGACCCCCGACGCCAAGCTGACCACCGACTATAACACCGAAGGCTCGGACGTCGGCTACCGCTGGAATGCCCGCAAAGGCGAGAAGGCGCTGTTCCCCTTCGGCTACGGCCTGTCCTACACCACGTTCGCATCGAGCGCCCTCAAGACCGATGGGGCCAAGGCAAGCGCACACATGAGCAACACCGGCAAACGTGCCGGCGCCACCGTGGCCCAACTCTACCTCGTCTCGCGCGACAGTAAGCCGATGCAGCGACTGGTCGGCTACCAGCGCATTGAACTGGCCGCAGGACAGAGCAAACCGGTGGCGATGACCATCGATCCGCGCCTGCTCGCTCGCTGGGAGGCAGGCAGATGGATCATCGATGGCGGCAGCTACAGCTTCGCCCTGGGCGAGGACGCCGAGCACCTTGGCCCCGTTTCCACCGTGCCGATCAAGCCACGCAGCTGGCCGCAGTAA
- a CDS encoding tannase/feruloyl esterase family alpha/beta hydrolase, with translation MKRRSLFPAAIATLTLGLLCAAAAAPALPDTAPSDVARADAAACQALGGDADLRATFVSATAGTNAMTAHCRVDGVLRPVTGSRIGYVLLLPLRDAWSGRFQMLGNGGYSSRLPTAAMTRALARGSAVIATDTGHDGDDPDFAIGKPEAIVDWGWRAVHLTAQAGKALSARFYGKPAHHSYFDGCSTGGHQGMMEAQRFPTDFDGIIAGAPGADRVRLNAAFLWQFLSNHARGENTAPLLAPSDLALLEANSRSQCGKANGRAAGGLATDAWIVDPLSCHPDLTRLACRPGGKSACLSPAKLGAARAMYRGAPDGLTFPWLPGSEAGWNHYWADPADPTRPMRVNFWRVWAFGAPDWNWWSFDYGRDLAEAQAKLSPVMDATDPDLSRFRAHGGKLLQYHGLADPVVSPLDTLAKRQAMIAHTGDPQVWYRLFLVPGMNHCTGGGGFTRFDAQDAIERWVERDRAPEALVAQDDAGRTRPLCPYPQRAVLTGRDTGIAQSYTCKP, from the coding sequence GTGAAACGCCGAAGCCTGTTCCCTGCCGCGATCGCCACGCTGACCCTCGGCCTGCTCTGCGCGGCTGCAGCGGCTCCGGCTCTTCCCGATACGGCACCTTCAGATGTGGCAAGGGCCGATGCGGCGGCATGCCAGGCGCTGGGTGGCGATGCCGATCTTCGCGCCACGTTTGTATCCGCGACAGCCGGCACGAATGCCATGACCGCGCACTGCCGCGTTGACGGTGTGCTGCGCCCCGTGACCGGGTCACGCATCGGCTATGTGCTCCTGTTGCCGCTGCGGGACGCCTGGAGCGGTCGCTTTCAGATGCTCGGCAACGGCGGCTATTCCTCCCGCTTGCCGACGGCGGCGATGACCCGTGCGCTGGCGCGCGGCAGCGCCGTGATCGCAACCGACACCGGGCACGATGGAGACGATCCCGATTTCGCGATCGGCAAGCCCGAGGCGATCGTCGACTGGGGCTGGCGCGCGGTCCACCTGACCGCGCAGGCCGGCAAGGCGCTGAGCGCACGTTTCTACGGCAAACCGGCCCATCACAGCTATTTCGACGGCTGCTCCACCGGCGGTCACCAGGGCATGATGGAAGCGCAGCGTTTTCCGACGGACTTCGACGGCATCATCGCCGGGGCACCGGGCGCCGACCGGGTTCGCCTGAACGCCGCGTTCCTGTGGCAGTTCCTCTCCAATCACGCGCGCGGCGAGAACACGGCGCCGCTGCTCGCCCCGTCCGACCTTGCTTTGCTCGAAGCCAACTCCAGATCGCAATGCGGCAAGGCGAACGGGCGCGCGGCTGGCGGCCTCGCAACCGATGCCTGGATCGTCGATCCGCTGTCCTGCCATCCTGACCTCACCCGCCTTGCCTGTCGTCCCGGTGGGAAGTCGGCATGCCTCTCCCCCGCCAAGCTTGGAGCGGCACGCGCGATGTATCGGGGCGCGCCGGATGGGCTGACGTTTCCCTGGCTGCCCGGAAGCGAAGCGGGCTGGAACCACTACTGGGCCGACCCGGCGGATCCGACCCGTCCGATGCGCGTCAATTTCTGGCGGGTATGGGCCTTCGGCGCGCCCGACTGGAACTGGTGGTCGTTCGATTACGGCCGCGACCTTGCCGAGGCGCAGGCGAAGCTCTCGCCCGTCATGGACGCGACCGATCCGGACCTCTCCCGCTTCCGCGCGCACGGCGGAAAGCTGCTGCAGTACCATGGTCTTGCCGACCCCGTGGTTTCTCCGCTCGACACGCTTGCCAAGCGCCAGGCGATGATCGCGCATACCGGTGATCCGCAGGTCTGGTATCGCCTGTTCCTCGTTCCCGGGATGAACCATTGCACGGGCGGCGGCGGATTCACCCGGTTCGATGCCCAGGACGCGATTGAACGCTGGGTCGAGCGGGACCGCGCCCCTGAAGCCCTCGTTGCGCAGGACGATGCGGGCAGAACCCGGCCGCTCTGCCCTTATCCCCAGCGTGCCGTTCTGACCGGCCGCGATACCGGCATAGCGCAAAGCTACACCTGCAAGCCTTGA